In Streptomyces nodosus, one DNA window encodes the following:
- a CDS encoding STM3941 family protein, protein MTRNGVPLPPTVYPLAKGRVWAMLAGSLVFVALGIVFLVAHSTVTMTVAGALVVPFFGFCSVSIVQRLLRHGRPELVLDDAGVDHARLGRFGWDEIAAVRIREQRVRNTSQRFIELVLHDPDAYLARAPKLVRSTASMNARLGFGPANMTTNTLPVPPEAILDAMRRHHPALVVEH, encoded by the coding sequence GTGACCAGAAACGGCGTTCCATTGCCCCCGACGGTCTACCCGCTCGCCAAGGGGCGTGTGTGGGCCATGCTGGCCGGCTCTCTGGTCTTCGTTGCTCTGGGCATCGTTTTCCTGGTCGCCCACAGCACCGTGACGATGACTGTGGCGGGGGCGCTGGTCGTGCCCTTCTTCGGGTTCTGCTCGGTGAGCATCGTCCAGCGCCTGCTCCGCCACGGCCGACCGGAGCTGGTGCTGGACGACGCGGGAGTGGACCACGCGAGGCTGGGCCGGTTCGGCTGGGACGAGATAGCCGCCGTGCGGATACGCGAGCAGCGGGTGCGTAACACCTCGCAGCGGTTCATTGAGCTAGTGCTGCACGACCCGGACGCCTATCTGGCTCGAGCACCCAAGCTCGTCCGCAGTACTGCGTCCATGAACGCACGACTCGGCTTTGGTCCGGCCAACATGACCACAAACACCTTGCCGGTGCCGCCTGAGGCGATCCTGGACGCGATGCGGCGCCACCACCCCGCACTCGTAGTAGAGCACTGA